The Candidatus Methylomirabilota bacterium genome contains a region encoding:
- a CDS encoding 4Fe-4S dicluster-binding protein, giving the protein MAHLICEVVYRGIFQKNLASRITRGIVLSARKAGRWGIAFGRYGDSPQRNGIPAKDFAIVADSKEELEQHMARYEPKELHVTICVDDTLGKGVESWAWYGLQPINRLLLPDGHLLVTSTQSPDDLLKDIHTKDSPYHLWILPGKASFGGLWVYKEDHTEVRILGALAKIAPQFLSIDAVSEAIREAEWGSDLKVDSARKAYERIESRPVRITEGNPETPYAFELPRWWEMREGVTIPSLPIGKPIEGTKGYRPERSTVFKKFSTRTMRPVIDFDTCVKCTLCWLQCPDSCFDVMPDGLYDANMESCCGCGVCEAVCPVHNCITMVNEAAFEDNASQWEMWRRDKDAYKVWLTEKIQDKVHVARSHGFRYRGQYEEELASGSDLGGRPVTEGIPGENAEEKGLPSTVHVHESASIVTGIPEAPGA; this is encoded by the coding sequence ATGGCGCATCTGATCTGCGAAGTTGTCTACCGGGGAATCTTCCAGAAAAACCTGGCATCGCGCATCACGCGGGGGATCGTCCTGTCGGCGCGGAAGGCCGGCCGGTGGGGGATCGCCTTCGGCCGATACGGGGACAGCCCTCAGCGAAACGGCATTCCCGCCAAGGACTTCGCCATCGTCGCGGACAGCAAGGAGGAGCTCGAGCAGCACATGGCCCGCTACGAGCCGAAGGAGCTCCACGTCACCATCTGCGTGGACGACACCCTGGGCAAGGGCGTGGAGTCGTGGGCGTGGTACGGGCTCCAGCCCATCAACCGGCTCCTCCTGCCCGACGGCCACCTGCTCGTGACCTCGACCCAGTCCCCGGACGATCTCCTGAAGGACATCCACACGAAGGACAGCCCCTACCATCTCTGGATCCTGCCGGGCAAGGCCTCGTTCGGGGGGCTGTGGGTCTACAAGGAAGACCACACCGAGGTGCGGATCCTCGGCGCGCTGGCGAAAATCGCCCCGCAGTTCCTGTCGATCGACGCGGTGTCCGAGGCCATTCGGGAGGCCGAGTGGGGCTCGGACCTCAAGGTGGACTCGGCCCGCAAGGCCTACGAGCGGATCGAGAGCCGGCCGGTCCGGATCACCGAGGGCAACCCCGAGACCCCCTATGCCTTCGAGCTCCCCCGCTGGTGGGAGATGCGGGAGGGCGTGACGATCCCCTCCCTGCCCATCGGGAAGCCCATCGAGGGCACCAAGGGCTACCGCCCCGAGCGGAGCACGGTGTTCAAGAAGTTCTCGACCCGGACGATGCGGCCGGTCATCGACTTCGACACCTGCGTCAAGTGCACGCTCTGCTGGCTCCAGTGTCCGGACAGCTGCTTCGACGTCATGCCCGACGGCCTCTACGACGCCAACATGGAGTCGTGCTGCGGGTGCGGGGTGTGCGAGGCGGTCTGCCCCGTCCACAACTGCATCACGATGGTGAACGAGGCGGCCTTCGAGGACAACGCGAGCCAGTGGGAGATGTGGCGCCGCGACAAGGACGCCTACAAGGTGTGGCTCACCGAGAAGATCCAGGACAAGGTCCACGTGGCGCGCTCCCACGGCTTCCGCTACCGCGGGCAGTACGAGGAGGAGCTCGCGAGCGGATCCGACCTGGGCGGGAGGCCGGTGACCGAGGGCATCCCCGGCGAGAACGCCGAAGAGAAGGGGCTGCCGTCCACCGTCCACGTGCACGAGTCGGCCTCGATCGTGACGGGCATTCCCGAGGCGCCCGGCGCCTAG
- a CDS encoding tripartite tricarboxylate transporter substrate binding protein, giving the protein MAWILALLVTLVPGASAVAWEPTKPVEFIVPAGTGGGADQMARIIAPLVEKHKLSPRPLIVVNKPGGAGAEGFTHVKAKEGDAHTIIITLSNLFTTPLHTGVPFNWKDLTPVARIALDEFILWVNTETPYKTAKDYVEAVKAKPGTFKMGGTGSAQEDQIITIQLEQALGLKFIYVPFKGGGEVCVNLVGKHVDSTVNNPIECAGHWKANRVRPLAVFDAERLSAKGWGDIPTVKEALGANIEYLMLRGIFGAPKMPADAVAFYQGMLKKVYETQEFKDYLEQGALKPSWLTGPEYVKWLEGAETLHQELMKKGGLLK; this is encoded by the coding sequence GTGGCTTGGATCCTCGCCCTGCTCGTGACGCTCGTCCCGGGCGCCTCGGCGGTCGCCTGGGAGCCGACCAAGCCCGTCGAGTTCATCGTGCCGGCCGGGACGGGGGGCGGCGCCGACCAGATGGCGCGGATCATCGCGCCGCTGGTCGAAAAGCACAAGCTCTCGCCGCGGCCCCTCATCGTGGTTAACAAGCCGGGCGGCGCCGGAGCCGAAGGGTTCACCCACGTCAAGGCCAAGGAAGGCGACGCCCACACCATCATCATCACGCTCTCGAACCTCTTCACGACCCCGCTCCACACCGGCGTCCCCTTCAACTGGAAGGACCTGACCCCGGTCGCCCGAATCGCGCTCGACGAGTTCATCCTGTGGGTGAACACCGAGACGCCGTACAAGACCGCCAAGGACTACGTGGAAGCCGTGAAGGCCAAGCCCGGCACCTTCAAGATGGGCGGGACGGGCTCGGCCCAGGAAGACCAGATCATCACCATCCAGCTCGAGCAAGCTCTCGGCCTGAAGTTCATCTACGTCCCCTTCAAGGGGGGTGGGGAGGTCTGCGTCAACCTGGTCGGCAAGCACGTGGACTCGACCGTGAACAACCCCATCGAGTGCGCCGGCCACTGGAAGGCCAACCGGGTCCGGCCGCTGGCCGTGTTCGACGCGGAGCGGCTTTCCGCCAAGGGGTGGGGCGACATCCCGACGGTCAAGGAGGCGCTCGGCGCCAACATCGAGTACCTGATGCTGCGTGGGATCTTCGGCGCTCCCAAGATGCCGGCCGACGCCGTCGCCTTTTACCAGGGCATGCTGAAGAAGGTCTACGAGACCCAGGAGTTCAAGGACTACCTCGAGCAGGGCGCGCTCAAGCCGTCCTGGCTGACCGGGCCGGAGTACGTGAAGTGGCTCGAAGGGGCCGAGACGCTTCATCAGGAGCTCATGAAGAAGGGCGGCCTGCTGAAGTAG
- a CDS encoding thiamine pyrophosphate-dependent enzyme, translating into MAEATIFANQTQTLEPFKGVKKVTIEEYFSSGHRTCQGCESALVMKLMVKAAGPRTIVLGSTGCMYVANTTYYSTPWVVPWMHTQLGSSGSAALGTAAGLKALMKKGKMKAEPINVIAFCGDGGGADMGLGAISATLTHKEYNSLILLYDNESYANTDIQLSGLTPYGAHTTFSPPGTVKRIIHTRWKKNVAGMLAAGHPECRYVATVCASYAVEMMNRVRKALTIPGPTFIHSLDPCPKGWDYDPMLSHELGELAIETGIFPLYEVEDGVVKYYGKTKAIVDGRKRKPVREYLLKQGRFAHFTEEDLAYFQAKVDEMWEKWEMPGVVAFRKQPGAVPSVN; encoded by the coding sequence ATGGCTGAGGCGACGATCTTCGCCAACCAGACGCAGACCCTCGAGCCCTTCAAGGGCGTCAAGAAGGTCACCATCGAGGAGTATTTCAGCTCCGGCCACCGCACGTGCCAGGGCTGCGAGTCGGCCCTGGTGATGAAGCTCATGGTCAAGGCGGCCGGCCCACGCACCATCGTGCTGGGCTCCACCGGATGCATGTACGTCGCCAACACGACCTACTACTCCACCCCCTGGGTGGTGCCCTGGATGCATACCCAGCTCGGCTCCTCGGGCTCCGCGGCCCTGGGCACCGCCGCCGGGCTCAAGGCGCTGATGAAGAAAGGCAAGATGAAGGCGGAGCCGATCAACGTCATCGCCTTCTGCGGCGACGGCGGCGGCGCCGACATGGGCCTCGGCGCCATCTCGGCCACCCTCACCCACAAGGAGTACAACTCGCTCATCCTCCTCTACGACAACGAGTCCTACGCGAACACCGACATCCAGCTCTCGGGACTCACCCCGTACGGGGCCCACACCACCTTCAGCCCCCCGGGCACCGTGAAGCGGATCATCCACACGCGCTGGAAGAAGAATGTCGCCGGCATGCTGGCGGCGGGCCACCCCGAGTGCCGCTACGTGGCCACCGTCTGCGCGTCGTACGCCGTCGAGATGATGAACCGCGTCCGCAAGGCGCTGACGATCCCCGGCCCGACCTTCATCCACTCGCTCGACCCCTGCCCGAAGGGGTGGGACTATGACCCGATGCTCTCCCACGAGCTGGGGGAGCTGGCGATCGAGACGGGCATCTTCCCCCTGTACGAGGTCGAGGACGGGGTGGTCAAGTACTACGGGAAGACCAAGGCCATCGTCGACGGTCGCAAGCGGAAGCCGGTCCGCGAGTACCTCTTGAAGCAGGGCCGCTTCGCGCACTTCACCGAAGAGGACCTGGCGTACTTCCAGGCCAAGGTGGATGAGATGTGGGAGAAGTGGGAGATGCCGGGCGTCGTCGCGTTCCGGAAGCAGCCGGGGGCCGTGCCGAGCGTGAACTGA
- a CDS encoding pyruvate ferredoxin oxidoreductase yields MAVATRPAPAAAVLEEKEMLISGSEAVAEALTLADIDVVTAYPIRPYDTVMQAIAKKIANGKLVAEYIVAEGEHSQFEIVKHASTVGARVFCGSSGVGWMYAMEAITVTPALRVPMIALVGNRALDDPGAFGVEHNDALSVRDLGWLLCWIDTSQEAFDTTLIAYRVAEDRRIFLPIAISADGAFLTHSQSLTRVPPKEWVDTFLPPYRRGDLLLHPDNPITVAPQVNEDWVIEIRRQNNAATERAYTVIEEAYADFRRIFGRGPENPWFEEYMTEDAEIILMGMGTLSLPVKVAIRKMREDGKKVGLIRLRWFRPFPHEQLTRALRRAKAIGVIDRDYSFGSPFGSGVVATEVRAALYNAEHRPPLIGFICGLGGREVTLEDVYKLTDICYAAAKAGRAERGTYWLGVRE; encoded by the coding sequence ATGGCAGTTGCGACCAGGCCGGCCCCGGCCGCCGCGGTCCTCGAAGAGAAGGAGATGCTCATCTCGGGGAGCGAGGCCGTCGCCGAGGCCCTGACGCTCGCCGACATCGACGTCGTCACCGCCTACCCGATCCGGCCCTACGACACGGTGATGCAGGCGATCGCCAAGAAGATCGCCAACGGCAAGCTCGTCGCCGAGTACATCGTGGCCGAGGGCGAGCACAGCCAGTTCGAGATCGTCAAGCACGCCTCGACCGTCGGGGCCCGCGTCTTCTGCGGCTCCTCGGGCGTGGGCTGGATGTATGCGATGGAGGCGATCACGGTGACGCCGGCCCTGCGCGTTCCGATGATCGCGCTGGTGGGTAACCGCGCCCTCGACGATCCGGGCGCCTTCGGGGTCGAGCACAACGACGCCCTGTCGGTCCGCGACCTCGGCTGGCTCCTGTGCTGGATCGACACCTCCCAGGAAGCGTTCGACACCACCCTGATCGCCTACCGGGTGGCCGAGGATCGCCGGATCTTCCTCCCGATCGCCATCTCGGCCGACGGCGCCTTCCTCACGCACTCCCAGTCGCTCACGCGAGTGCCGCCCAAGGAATGGGTCGACACGTTCCTGCCGCCGTATCGTCGGGGCGATCTCCTGCTCCATCCCGACAACCCGATCACGGTGGCGCCGCAGGTGAACGAGGACTGGGTCATCGAGATCCGGCGCCAGAACAACGCGGCGACCGAGCGCGCCTACACGGTGATCGAGGAGGCCTACGCCGACTTCCGCCGGATCTTCGGCCGGGGACCGGAGAACCCCTGGTTCGAGGAGTACATGACGGAGGACGCGGAGATCATCCTCATGGGAATGGGAACGCTCTCGCTCCCGGTGAAGGTGGCCATCCGGAAGATGCGCGAGGACGGGAAGAAGGTGGGGCTGATCCGGCTCCGCTGGTTCCGGCCGTTCCCGCACGAGCAGCTCACCCGGGCCCTGCGGCGGGCCAAGGCCATCGGGGTCATCGACCGGGATTACTCCTTCGGGTCGCCCTTCGGGTCCGGAGTCGTCGCCACCGAGGTGCGGGCCGCCCTCTACAACGCCGAGCACCGGCCGCCGCTCATCGGCTTCATCTGCGGGTTGGGCGGCCGCGAGGTGACTCTGGAGGACGTCTACAAGCTGACGGACATCTGCTATGCGGCGGCCAAGGCCGGCAGGGCCGAGCGCGGCACCTACTGGCTCGGCGTGCGCGAGTAA